In the genome of Spirochaetia bacterium, one region contains:
- a CDS encoding family 65 glycosyl hydrolase produces the protein MKRHIFRKRQGKLDQKELELEETLFHNANGYLGVRGSMEEGSFHETLRGTYLNGVYDIVDMPQAEPLYGLANKKETLVNIADIQTVRLYADGELCTPSTAADWHGERSLDMDGGFTKRTLTWKSKAGKKVNVAVTRMASFTRLPLFVLQYRVICDQATLFRFETEHDCNVHNFSDPDDPRLASVSVQHMLPQEVTYKDGLSKIVTSTARSGITVATIVYDTFSLPILSSTEKESTAAISRAVSFSAKSNEELLLTRLVVCTDSRRWKDPLKTAEAFLSDARQAGIPQLFAEQKAYLSAFWKYSSCEIEGNEILDEGLSFNLYELLQSVGKDGISHLAAKGLSGEGYEGHYFWDTEMFVQPLFTLTQPKISKNLLEYRYTILNKARENARFLGYSKGALYPWRTINGEECSGFFPAGTAQYHINGAVAYALILYYLVTDDIDFMQEKGLEMLLEIARFWYELGNFFKGQFMINCVTGPDEYTCLVNNNYYTNVSAKYDFHWAVKLYRMLSKEGKATAAIAATGICEEEIAAFEKAEQAMFLPYDKDLDINLQDDSFLQKKQWDIKATPKEKFPLLLHYHPLTLYNHQVCKQADTVFAHYLYEEYTSYSTMLHSYDYYERLTTHDSSLSPCIFSIMASRLGLHEKAYAYFKDSIEIDIHNTHGNTKDGIHTANMGGSYLCIVFGFAGLRIKETGIYLYPYLPTAWKGYAFCLTLRNLHMHVHIHLDEIALWLEEKTIQKIFLYDKERTITEKKISFQLQQRSNK, from the coding sequence ATGAAACGACATATATTTCGGAAAAGACAGGGAAAGCTCGACCAGAAAGAACTGGAGCTGGAAGAAACGTTGTTTCACAATGCCAACGGGTATCTGGGAGTCCGGGGTTCCATGGAAGAAGGGAGTTTTCATGAGACACTCAGGGGAACCTATCTCAACGGTGTATATGATATAGTCGATATGCCTCAGGCCGAACCACTCTATGGCCTGGCCAACAAAAAGGAAACTCTTGTAAATATTGCCGACATACAGACCGTCAGGTTATATGCGGACGGAGAACTCTGTACTCCGTCTACTGCTGCAGATTGGCATGGAGAACGATCGTTGGATATGGACGGAGGTTTTACCAAACGGACACTCACATGGAAAAGCAAGGCTGGCAAAAAAGTCAATGTAGCTGTAACCCGCATGGCATCGTTTACCCGGCTTCCTCTTTTTGTCCTTCAATATCGTGTCATCTGCGACCAGGCAACGCTTTTCCGCTTTGAGACAGAGCATGACTGCAACGTACATAATTTCAGTGATCCTGATGACCCACGCCTTGCATCAGTATCTGTCCAGCATATGCTGCCGCAGGAAGTCACCTACAAAGACGGCTTGTCCAAGATTGTCACCAGTACAGCAAGAAGTGGCATTACAGTAGCAACGATTGTATATGATACCTTCTCACTGCCGATTCTTTCTTCCACGGAAAAGGAAAGTACTGCTGCAATTTCGCGTGCTGTTTCCTTCAGTGCCAAGAGTAATGAAGAGTTACTGTTGACACGTCTGGTAGTATGTACTGACAGCCGTCGCTGGAAAGATCCCCTAAAAACTGCCGAAGCATTTCTCAGTGATGCCAGGCAGGCTGGTATTCCACAGCTCTTTGCGGAACAAAAGGCATACCTCTCCGCCTTCTGGAAATATTCTTCCTGCGAAATCGAAGGCAACGAAATCCTTGACGAAGGCTTGAGTTTCAATCTTTATGAACTTCTGCAGTCTGTCGGTAAAGACGGCATATCGCATCTTGCTGCAAAAGGACTTTCAGGCGAAGGCTATGAAGGCCATTACTTCTGGGATACGGAAATGTTCGTACAGCCGCTCTTTACGCTCACTCAGCCAAAGATTTCGAAGAATTTACTGGAATATCGATACACCATCCTGAACAAGGCAAGGGAGAATGCACGGTTCCTTGGCTATTCCAAGGGGGCCTTGTATCCCTGGAGAACCATCAACGGAGAAGAATGCTCAGGATTCTTTCCCGCAGGGACAGCTCAGTATCATATCAACGGAGCGGTTGCCTATGCATTGATTCTGTACTACCTTGTTACAGATGATATAGACTTCATGCAGGAAAAAGGTCTGGAAATGCTCCTGGAAATAGCTCGTTTCTGGTATGAGCTCGGCAACTTCTTCAAGGGACAGTTCATGATCAACTGCGTGACAGGTCCTGATGAATATACCTGTCTGGTAAACAACAACTATTATACAAATGTATCTGCGAAGTATGATTTCCACTGGGCGGTAAAGCTGTATCGTATGCTGTCCAAGGAAGGAAAGGCAACGGCAGCCATAGCGGCTACAGGTATCTGTGAAGAAGAAATAGCTGCATTCGAAAAAGCTGAACAGGCTATGTTCCTGCCTTATGACAAAGATCTGGATATCAACCTGCAGGACGATAGCTTCCTGCAAAAAAAACAATGGGATATCAAGGCTACCCCCAAGGAAAAGTTTCCCCTGCTGCTGCACTACCATCCGTTGACTTTGTACAACCACCAGGTCTGCAAGCAGGCTGATACAGTCTTTGCACATTATCTCTATGAAGAATACACAAGCTATTCCACCATGCTCCATTCATACGATTACTACGAACGTCTGACCACGCATGATTCTTCGCTTTCACCCTGTATCTTCAGCATCATGGCATCCCGGCTTGGGTTACATGAAAAAGCCTATGCCTATTTCAAGGATTCGATCGAAATCGATATCCACAATACCCACGGGAATACAAAGGATGGTATCCATACTGCGAACATGGGGGGCAGTTACCTTTGCATCGTCTTTGGATTCGCCGGTCTGCGTATCAAGGAAACAGGCATATACCTGTATCCATACCTGCCGACAGCATGGAAGGGATATGCATTCTGCCTTACGCTACGGAACTTGCATATGCATGTCCATATCCATCTTGATGAAATAGCTCTCTGGTTGGAAGAAAAAACAATTCAGAAGATTTTCCTTTATGACAAGGAAAGGACAATCACTGAAAAGAAAATTTCCTTTCAGCTTCAGCAAAGGAGCAACAAATGA
- a CDS encoding energy-coupling factor ABC transporter ATP-binding protein, whose amino-acid sequence MSQIILETKDLSFGVNKGTLLLRHIDLHIEKGKCYILAGLNGSGKSLLLKNIKGLLNPTSGKIFIEGQDLTHSPSKRRALVGLVFQDADSQIIGQTVEKDILFGMENIGTALTTQQDRLKETARFMGLTEKLSQRPRTLSGGEKRRLAIAGIIVMEPQIILMDEPFSNLDFPGIRQVIKTLLQLKQQGYTLLIVSHEIEKFAAHADRILLLEHGMLAFDKPPKEAVELLPSHDIYVPASIPVEEMTWLRQ is encoded by the coding sequence ATGTCCCAGATAATCTTGGAAACCAAAGACTTATCCTTTGGTGTCAACAAAGGCACGTTGTTGCTACGTCACATAGACCTACATATTGAAAAAGGCAAGTGCTACATACTTGCAGGCTTGAACGGTTCAGGAAAGAGCCTCCTGCTCAAAAACATAAAAGGCCTGCTGAATCCGACATCAGGCAAAATATTCATCGAAGGACAGGATCTGACTCACTCTCCCAGTAAACGAAGAGCTCTTGTCGGACTTGTCTTTCAAGATGCAGATAGCCAAATCATTGGGCAAACAGTAGAAAAAGATATCCTGTTTGGCATGGAAAACATCGGAACTGCCCTTACGACACAACAAGACAGGTTAAAAGAAACAGCAAGATTTATGGGACTTACCGAAAAGCTTAGCCAAAGACCCCGGACACTGTCAGGAGGAGAAAAACGACGTCTTGCCATAGCAGGAATAATAGTCATGGAACCACAGATCATCCTTATGGATGAGCCTTTCTCAAACCTTGATTTTCCAGGGATAAGACAGGTGATCAAGACCTTGCTGCAACTGAAGCAGCAAGGATATACCTTGCTGATAGTCAGCCATGAAATTGAAAAGTTCGCGGCACATGCCGACCGTATTCTCTTGTTGGAACATGGTATGCTGGCCTTTGACAAGCCTCCTAAGGAAGCCGTAGAGCTTTTGCCTTCCCATGATATCTATGTACCGGCATCCATTCCGGTAGAGGAAATGACATGGCTGAGGCAATGA
- the pgmB gene encoding beta-phosphoglucomutase — MNKAWIFDLDGVICHTDEFHFQAWKRISDELHLDFDRTLNDKLRGVSRRNSLEIILEANHRQLPESSLEEAMEKKNGYYRASLMQLTPADLEPEVKHTLGSFRSEGRKMAIGSSSKNARLILDRLEITDLFDAIVDGTMISKSKPDPEVFLIAAHLLGYLPSDCFVVEDAVAGIQAALRGGMLPIAYRLHEKELPRDIQHAESFADILSIDSKFSALNS; from the coding sequence ATGAACAAGGCATGGATCTTTGATCTGGACGGGGTCATCTGCCATACTGATGAATTCCACTTCCAAGCTTGGAAAAGGATATCCGATGAACTGCACCTGGATTTTGATCGGACACTGAACGACAAGCTACGTGGAGTAAGCAGACGCAACAGTCTGGAAATCATTCTTGAGGCAAATCACCGTCAATTGCCAGAGTCATCACTTGAAGAAGCCATGGAAAAGAAAAATGGGTACTATCGCGCATCCCTCATGCAGCTTACACCAGCAGATCTTGAACCAGAAGTCAAACACACATTGGGATCATTCCGATCAGAAGGACGGAAAATGGCCATCGGTTCCTCAAGTAAGAATGCCAGGCTTATTCTCGATCGACTGGAAATTACGGACCTGTTTGATGCCATCGTAGACGGTACCATGATCAGCAAGAGCAAACCGGACCCTGAAGTATTCCTCATTGCTGCTCATCTGCTTGGTTATCTTCCATCTGATTGTTTTGTAGTCGAAGATGCCGTAGCAGGTATCCAGGCAGCCCTAAGAGGCGGCATGCTTCCTATTGCCTATCGACTCCATGAAAAAGAACTGCCCAGAGATATACAGCATGCTGAATCATTTGCCGACATTCTTTCAATCGATAGCAAATTTTCCGCATTGAATTCATAA